In Nocardia sputorum, a single genomic region encodes these proteins:
- a CDS encoding DNA-3-methyladenine glycosylase family protein codes for MRPVRSVTVEPGASRTLMTDRPIDLACTLAPLGRGTGDPCHRVTADGAHWHASRLPTGPVTYRLAQSGPCAVQARAWGPGAEEFLAGLERMLCLDENVSAFLPDHPKLIDAHRRFPGLRMLRTDLVFEALVPAVLEQKVHTVSARASWRKLVRQYGEPAPGPAPEGMRLPPDADTWRRIPSWVYHRANVGPQRAQTIVRAARIAESLERAARVDPAEAARMLCSVPGIGVWTAAEIGQRAFGDADALSVGDYHLAATVGWTLLGRPIDDDEMVEYLEPLRPHRYRAIRLLEISGHFHKPKFGPRTARTDHSWH; via the coding sequence ATGAGGCCGGTGCGCAGCGTGACGGTCGAACCGGGAGCGAGCCGGACCCTCATGACGGATCGGCCGATCGATCTGGCGTGCACCCTGGCCCCGCTCGGCCGCGGCACAGGTGATCCGTGCCACCGGGTGACCGCCGACGGCGCGCACTGGCATGCCTCCCGCCTCCCGACCGGGCCGGTCACCTACCGGTTGGCGCAGTCCGGCCCGTGTGCGGTGCAGGCCCGCGCTTGGGGGCCGGGCGCGGAGGAATTCCTCGCGGGTCTCGAGCGCATGCTCTGCCTGGACGAGAACGTCTCGGCGTTCCTCCCTGATCACCCGAAGCTCATCGATGCGCACCGCCGGTTCCCCGGCCTGCGCATGTTGCGCACGGATCTGGTGTTCGAAGCCCTCGTACCGGCCGTGCTGGAGCAGAAGGTGCACACCGTCTCCGCGCGGGCATCGTGGCGGAAGCTGGTGCGGCAGTACGGCGAACCGGCGCCGGGCCCGGCACCGGAAGGAATGCGGCTGCCGCCGGACGCCGACACCTGGCGGCGGATTCCCTCCTGGGTCTACCACCGGGCCAACGTCGGACCGCAGCGCGCGCAGACCATCGTGCGCGCGGCGCGGATCGCCGAGTCGCTGGAGCGCGCCGCGCGGGTGGATCCGGCCGAGGCGGCACGCATGCTGTGCAGCGTTCCCGGTATCGGGGTGTGGACAGCCGCGGAAATCGGGCAGCGAGCTTTCGGTGACGCGGACGCGCTGTCGGTCGGTGATTATCACCTCGCCGCTACGGTCGGCTGGACCCTGCTCGGCCGTCCGATCGACGACGACGAGATGGTCGAATATCTGGAACCGCTGCGTCCACACCGCTATCGAGCGATCCGCCTGCTGGAAATCAGCGGCCACTTCCACAAACCGAAGTTCGGCCCGCGCACCGCTCGCACCGACCACAGTTGGCATTGA
- a CDS encoding DNA-directed RNA polymerase subunit beta gives MVDPPELGRIVMRAGSVWALTMPSGLGQAVKAHLQSKSVRLGPILAHPRSNRWTFLIAPDLPENDTRLFAELFRLNVSVSRTGSTIALPSPTASVGAIRSWIVPPRNRFRPSGRVVVAAIRAWAEPAPRRR, from the coding sequence ATGGTCGACCCACCCGAACTGGGCCGCATCGTGATGCGAGCAGGCTCGGTGTGGGCATTGACCATGCCGAGCGGTCTGGGGCAGGCGGTCAAGGCGCACCTACAGAGCAAGAGCGTCCGGCTCGGGCCGATCCTGGCGCACCCGCGCTCGAACCGATGGACTTTCTTGATCGCGCCGGACCTGCCGGAAAACGATACGCGCTTGTTCGCGGAGTTGTTCCGGCTCAACGTGTCGGTCTCCCGCACCGGGTCGACGATCGCGTTGCCGTCCCCGACCGCCTCGGTCGGCGCGATCCGATCCTGGATAGTGCCGCCGCGAAACCGATTCCGCCCCTCCGGGCGGGTAGTGGTCGCGGCCATCCGGGCGTGGGCCGAGCCTGCGCCGCGCCGCCGCTGA
- a CDS encoding acyl-CoA dehydrogenase family protein, whose protein sequence is MATAAKVDATEEQARALVEESRETSWAKPSFAKEMFLGRFRLDLIHPYPQPGAEDAERTDAFLARLRKLCESIDGSVIEAEGRIPDEYVKGLAELGCFGLKIPQSYGGQGLSQVGYNRALMLVGSTHPSLGVLLSAHQSIGVPEPLKLAGTDEQKAEFLPRCAAGAVSAFLLTEPDVGSDPARMASTATPTDDGEAYLLNGVKLWTTNGVVAELLVVMARVPKSEGHRGGISAFVVEADSPGITVERRNSFMGLRGIENGLTRMHDVRVPKRNLIGREGDGLKIALTTLNAGRLAIPAMCTAAAKWSLKIAREWSTQRVQWGRPVGEHAAVGQKISFIAATTFALEAALDLSATMSDEGRNDIRIEAALAKLWASEMSCQIADELVQIRGGRGYETAASLAARGERAVPAEQLVRDLRINRIFEGSSEIMRLLIAREMADAHMAAAGALVDRKAEFKDKAKAAVGATGFYAKWFPQLAVGAGTVPAAYTEFGVLARHLRFVERSARKQARSLMYAMGRWQAGLEYRQNFLGRIVDIGAELFAMSAACVRAQALRAADAPEGKAAEELADVFCRQSRLRVRRLFDALWENTDDDDRTLTRGVLDGRYEWLESGVLDPSEGTGPWIAEWQMGASTEENLLRPFLPSTRPRAEA, encoded by the coding sequence ATGGCGACAGCCGCGAAAGTCGACGCCACCGAAGAGCAGGCCCGCGCACTGGTCGAGGAGTCCCGCGAAACAAGCTGGGCCAAGCCGTCCTTCGCCAAGGAGATGTTCCTGGGACGGTTCCGGCTCGATCTCATCCATCCGTATCCGCAGCCCGGCGCCGAGGACGCCGAGCGCACCGACGCGTTCCTGGCCCGGCTGCGGAAGCTGTGCGAGTCCATCGACGGATCGGTGATCGAAGCGGAGGGTCGGATCCCGGACGAGTACGTCAAGGGCCTGGCCGAACTCGGCTGCTTCGGCCTGAAGATCCCGCAATCCTATGGCGGCCAGGGGCTTTCCCAGGTCGGTTACAACCGCGCGCTGATGCTGGTCGGCTCGACGCACCCGAGCCTCGGTGTCCTGCTGTCGGCGCATCAGTCCATCGGTGTGCCCGAGCCGCTCAAGCTGGCAGGCACCGACGAGCAGAAGGCCGAATTCCTGCCGCGCTGCGCGGCCGGGGCGGTCAGCGCGTTCCTGCTCACCGAGCCCGACGTCGGTTCCGACCCGGCCAGGATGGCCAGCACCGCGACGCCGACCGACGACGGCGAGGCCTACCTGCTCAACGGCGTGAAGCTGTGGACCACCAACGGCGTGGTCGCCGAACTGCTGGTGGTGATGGCGCGGGTGCCCAAGAGCGAGGGGCATCGCGGCGGCATCTCGGCGTTCGTGGTCGAAGCCGATTCCCCGGGCATCACCGTGGAGCGGCGCAACTCCTTCATGGGCTTGCGCGGCATCGAGAACGGCTTGACCCGCATGCACGACGTCCGGGTGCCCAAGCGCAACCTGATCGGCCGGGAGGGCGACGGCCTCAAGATCGCGCTCACCACTCTGAACGCGGGCCGGCTCGCCATCCCGGCGATGTGCACCGCGGCCGCCAAGTGGTCGTTGAAGATCGCGCGGGAGTGGAGCACCCAGCGCGTGCAGTGGGGCAGGCCGGTCGGCGAGCACGCGGCCGTGGGCCAGAAGATCTCGTTCATCGCCGCGACGACGTTCGCCCTGGAAGCGGCGCTCGACCTGTCGGCCACCATGTCCGACGAAGGCCGCAACGACATCCGGATCGAGGCGGCGCTGGCGAAGCTGTGGGCCAGTGAGATGAGCTGTCAGATCGCCGACGAACTCGTGCAGATCCGGGGCGGCCGCGGCTACGAGACGGCGGCTTCGCTCGCCGCGCGGGGCGAACGGGCCGTCCCCGCCGAGCAGTTGGTGCGCGATCTGCGGATCAACCGCATCTTCGAGGGCTCCAGCGAGATCATGCGGCTGTTGATCGCCAGGGAGATGGCCGACGCGCACATGGCGGCCGCGGGCGCGCTGGTCGACCGTAAGGCCGAGTTCAAGGACAAGGCGAAGGCGGCGGTCGGGGCGACGGGCTTCTACGCCAAGTGGTTCCCGCAGCTGGCGGTCGGCGCGGGGACGGTGCCCGCGGCATACACCGAATTCGGCGTGCTCGCCCGGCACCTGCGATTCGTCGAGCGCAGCGCGCGCAAGCAGGCGAGATCGCTGATGTACGCGATGGGCCGCTGGCAGGCGGGCCTGGAGTACCGGCAGAACTTCCTCGGCCGGATCGTTGACATCGGTGCCGAGCTGTTCGCCATGTCGGCGGCCTGCGTGCGGGCCCAGGCATTGCGCGCCGCGGACGCGCCGGAAGGCAAGGCGGCCGAGGAACTGGCGGACGTCTTCTGCAGGCAGTCGCGGCTGCGCGTACGCCGGTTGTTCGACGCGCTGTGGGAGAACACCGACGACGACGACCGCACCCTCACCCGCGGTGTGCTGGACGGCCGGTACGAGTGGCTGGAGAGCGGCGTCCTCGATCCGAGCGAGGGGACCGGGCCGTGGATCGCGGAGTGGCAGATGGGTGCGTCGACCGAGGAGAACCTCCTGCGCCCCTTCCTGCCGTCCACACGTCCGCGCGCGGAGGCCTGA
- a CDS encoding C40 family peptidase, translated as MGAVAATGAMPAIPAMAATINVPGVGNFDVPQEWEQPVQQLNQQIQQALAAVPAAPAQAPQEVAPQAPNFAPMLPGLFGQQQNNSPGDIALDAARTKVGAQYSWGAAGPRSFDCSGLVQWAFRQAGVELPRTSFEQSHVGAPVAYHDLKPGDIVITNGGGHVGIYAGDNKLLNAVQTGTPVSYTPLRPDMVVTARRIV; from the coding sequence ATGGGTGCGGTGGCCGCGACCGGCGCCATGCCCGCGATTCCGGCCATGGCCGCGACCATCAACGTTCCCGGTGTCGGCAATTTCGACGTTCCGCAAGAATGGGAACAGCCGGTCCAGCAGCTCAATCAGCAGATCCAGCAGGCGCTCGCGGCCGTTCCCGCCGCCCCTGCCCAGGCGCCGCAAGAGGTCGCTCCCCAAGCTCCCAACTTCGCGCCCATGCTGCCGGGCCTGTTCGGTCAGCAGCAGAACAACTCCCCGGGCGACATCGCCCTCGACGCCGCCAGGACCAAGGTCGGCGCCCAGTACTCGTGGGGCGCCGCGGGTCCCCGCTCCTTCGACTGCTCCGGCCTCGTCCAGTGGGCGTTCCGCCAGGCGGGCGTCGAACTGCCCCGCACCAGCTTCGAGCAGTCGCACGTCGGCGCTCCGGTCGCCTACCACGACCTGAAGCCGGGTGACATCGTCATCACCAACGGCGGCGGTCACGTCGGCATCTACGCGGGCGACAACAAGCTCCTCAACGCGGTGCAGACGGGTACGCCGGTGTCCTACACGCCGCTGCGCCCCGACATGGTGGTCACCGCACGCCGTATCGTCTAA
- a CDS encoding fumarate reductase/succinate dehydrogenase flavoprotein subunit, whose protein sequence is MAEVERHKYDVVVIGAGGAGLRAVIEAREHGLSVAVVCKSLFGKAHTVMAEGGCAASMGNANEKDNWQVHFRDTMRGGKFLNNWRMAELHAQEAPDRVWELETYGALFDRTPDGRISQRNFGGHTYPRLAHVGDRTGLEIIRTMQQKIVSLQQEDFAATGDYEKRIKVFAECTITELLKDGDRISGAFGYWRESGRFILFETPAVVLATGGIGKSYKVTSNSWEYTGDGHALALRAGATLINMEFLQFHPTGMVWPPSVKGILVTEGVRGDGGVLKNTEGKRFMFDYIPPVFKGQYAETEEEADQWLRDNDSARRTPDLLPRDEVARAINEEVKAGRGTEHGGVYLDIASRMPAEEIVRRLPSMHHQFKELADVDITKEPMEVGPTCHYVMGGVEVDPDTGAATVPGLFAAGECSGGMHGSNRLGGNSLSDLLVFGRRAGLGAAAYVEQLGERPSVADDDVTKAAKAAVAPFDPPADGNGENPYTLHTDLQQTMNDLVGIIRKEHEVREAIDKLAQLRARFRQVTVEGHRQFNPGWHLALDLQNMLLVSECVAHAALLRTESRGGHTRDDYPSMDPDWRNKLLVCAVDPDTAGDPIPGVTVTRKDQTPMRSDLLALFDLGELEKYYTPDELAGHPAAAGHSTEREA, encoded by the coding sequence ATGGCAGAAGTGGAACGGCACAAGTACGACGTCGTCGTGATCGGAGCGGGCGGCGCCGGATTGCGAGCGGTCATCGAAGCCAGGGAGCACGGGCTGTCCGTCGCGGTGGTGTGCAAGTCGCTGTTCGGCAAGGCCCATACGGTGATGGCCGAGGGCGGCTGCGCGGCGTCGATGGGCAACGCCAACGAGAAGGACAATTGGCAGGTCCATTTCCGGGACACGATGCGCGGCGGCAAGTTCCTCAACAACTGGCGCATGGCCGAACTGCATGCCCAGGAGGCGCCCGATCGGGTGTGGGAACTGGAGACCTACGGGGCGCTGTTCGACCGCACCCCGGACGGCCGCATCAGCCAGCGCAATTTCGGCGGCCACACCTACCCGCGGCTCGCCCACGTCGGCGACCGGACCGGCCTGGAGATCATCCGCACCATGCAGCAGAAGATCGTCTCGCTGCAACAGGAGGATTTCGCCGCGACCGGCGACTACGAGAAACGCATCAAGGTGTTCGCCGAGTGCACGATCACCGAATTGCTCAAGGACGGTGACCGCATCTCCGGCGCCTTCGGCTACTGGCGCGAATCCGGGCGCTTCATCCTGTTCGAGACCCCCGCGGTGGTGCTGGCCACCGGTGGCATCGGCAAGTCGTACAAGGTGACCTCGAACTCCTGGGAGTACACCGGCGACGGGCACGCGCTGGCGCTGCGCGCGGGCGCGACGCTGATCAACATGGAGTTCCTGCAGTTCCATCCGACCGGCATGGTCTGGCCGCCGAGCGTGAAGGGCATCCTGGTCACCGAGGGCGTGCGCGGCGACGGCGGGGTGCTGAAGAACACCGAGGGCAAGCGGTTCATGTTCGACTACATTCCGCCGGTCTTCAAGGGTCAGTACGCCGAGACCGAGGAGGAGGCCGACCAATGGCTGCGCGACAACGACTCCGCGCGCCGCACGCCGGACCTGCTGCCCCGTGACGAGGTCGCCCGCGCCATCAACGAAGAGGTCAAGGCGGGGCGCGGCACCGAGCACGGGGGCGTCTACCTCGACATCGCTTCCCGGATGCCCGCCGAGGAGATCGTGCGCCGGCTTCCTTCGATGCACCATCAGTTCAAGGAACTCGCGGACGTGGACATCACCAAGGAGCCGATGGAGGTCGGGCCGACCTGCCATTACGTGATGGGCGGCGTCGAGGTCGATCCGGACACCGGTGCGGCCACGGTGCCCGGCCTGTTCGCCGCGGGCGAGTGCTCCGGCGGCATGCACGGGTCGAATCGACTGGGCGGGAATTCACTGTCCGACCTGCTGGTATTCGGACGCCGGGCCGGACTCGGAGCCGCCGCTTACGTGGAACAACTCGGCGAGCGGCCGTCGGTCGCGGACGACGATGTCACGAAGGCCGCGAAGGCCGCCGTGGCGCCGTTCGATCCGCCCGCCGACGGCAACGGCGAGAACCCCTACACCCTGCACACCGATCTGCAGCAGACGATGAACGACCTCGTCGGCATCATCCGCAAGGAACACGAGGTGCGCGAGGCGATCGACAAGCTCGCCCAGTTGCGCGCCCGGTTCCGGCAGGTGACCGTGGAGGGCCACCGCCAGTTCAATCCCGGCTGGCATCTCGCGCTCGACTTGCAGAACATGCTGCTGGTCAGCGAATGCGTGGCGCACGCGGCGCTGTTGCGTACCGAGAGCCGCGGCGGGCACACCCGGGACGACTACCCGTCGATGGATCCGGACTGGCGCAACAAACTGCTGGTCTGCGCGGTCGATCCGGACACGGCCGGCGACCCGATCCCCGGCGTCACCGTGACGCGCAAGGACCAGACACCGATGCGGTCGGATCTGCTCGCCCTTTTCGATCTCGGCGAGCTCGAGAAGTACTACACCCCGGATGAACTCGCCGGGCACCCGGCCGCGGCCGGGCATTCGACGGAGCGAGAGGCGTAA
- a CDS encoding DUF397 domain-containing protein, producing MSIQGNANIDLTGATWRRAGEGAGNDSVEVALLADGHVGMRNGKDPDGPVLIFTPAEWAAFTAGVQDGEFDRPR from the coding sequence GTGAGCATTCAAGGCAACGCGAACATCGACCTGACCGGCGCCACGTGGCGAAGGGCGGGGGAAGGAGCGGGCAACGACAGCGTCGAGGTGGCGCTGCTCGCCGACGGACACGTGGGAATGCGCAACGGGAAGGACCCGGACGGGCCGGTGCTGATCTTCACGCCCGCGGAGTGGGCCGCCTTCACCGCGGGCGTGCAGGACGGCGAGTTCGACCGGCCACGATAA
- a CDS encoding succinate dehydrogenase/fumarate reductase iron-sulfur subunit, whose product MGYDAKFRVWRGDLDGGELQDFTVLVNEGEVVLDIIHRLQATQAPDLAVRWNCKAGKCGSCSAEVNGRPRLLCMTRMSTFTEDEVITVTPMRTFPVIKDLVTDVSFNYEKAREIPSFTPPADLKPGEYRMKQVDVERSQEFRKCIECFLCQNTCHVVRDHEENKKAFAGPRYLMRIAELEMHPLDVGDRAELAQDEQGLGLCNITKCCTEVCPEHIKITDNALIPMKERVADRKYDPLVWLGNKLFRR is encoded by the coding sequence ATGGGTTACGACGCCAAATTCCGCGTCTGGCGCGGCGATCTCGACGGCGGAGAACTGCAGGATTTCACCGTGCTGGTGAACGAGGGTGAGGTGGTGCTCGACATCATCCACCGGCTACAGGCCACCCAGGCGCCCGACCTGGCGGTGCGCTGGAACTGCAAGGCGGGGAAATGCGGTTCCTGTTCCGCCGAAGTGAACGGGCGGCCACGGCTGCTGTGCATGACGCGGATGTCGACCTTCACCGAGGACGAAGTGATCACGGTGACGCCGATGCGCACCTTCCCCGTGATCAAAGACCTCGTGACAGACGTGTCGTTCAATTACGAGAAGGCGCGCGAGATCCCGTCGTTCACGCCGCCCGCCGATCTGAAACCGGGCGAGTACCGGATGAAGCAGGTCGATGTGGAGCGTTCGCAGGAATTCCGCAAGTGCATCGAATGCTTCCTGTGCCAGAACACCTGTCACGTGGTGCGTGACCACGAGGAGAACAAGAAAGCGTTCGCGGGGCCGCGCTATTTGATGCGCATCGCGGAATTGGAGATGCATCCGCTGGATGTGGGCGACCGCGCCGAACTCGCCCAGGACGAGCAGGGACTCGGTCTGTGCAATATCACCAAATGCTGCACCGAGGTCTGCCCGGAACACATCAAGATCACCGACAACGCGTTGATCCCGATGAAGGAGCGGGTGGCCGACCGCAAGTACGACCCCCTGGTTTGGCTGGGTAACAAGCTGTTTCGCCGATAG
- a CDS encoding RNA-binding S4 domain-containing protein, whose translation MARAESGIQSTATQARVDSWTWAVRLFKTRSAAAEACRGGHVRVNGATAKPAQPVRPGDEVRIRAGGIERIVIVERIVTKRVGAPIAAQCLIDRSPPPPPREIVASMPRRDRGAGRPTKRERRETDRLMGRPEH comes from the coding sequence GTGGCCCGCGCCGAATCCGGCATCCAAAGCACCGCTACCCAGGCCCGCGTCGACTCGTGGACCTGGGCGGTGCGCCTGTTCAAGACCAGATCCGCTGCTGCGGAAGCCTGTCGTGGCGGACACGTCCGGGTGAACGGCGCGACGGCCAAGCCCGCGCAGCCCGTGCGTCCCGGTGACGAGGTCCGCATCCGGGCGGGGGGCATCGAACGCATCGTCATCGTGGAGCGGATCGTCACCAAGCGCGTCGGCGCTCCGATCGCCGCGCAATGCTTGATCGATCGCAGTCCGCCCCCTCCCCCGCGCGAGATAGTGGCGAGCATGCCTCGTCGCGATCGCGGTGCGGGGCGGCCGACCAAGCGTGAGCGTCGCGAGACCGATCGGCTCATGGGCCGACCCGAGCACTGA
- a CDS encoding alpha/beta fold hydrolase, whose product MSTTIARRAADHDGHRVTVSAGDGVPLAVRVFGADDAAATVVFVHGHCLRTESWFYLREHLLRRWGDDTRMVFYDHRGHGESGAAHPSTYTIEQLGHDLDAVLRTVAPTGPVILVGHSMGAMAVLAYARLYPEAIGTRIAGVGLLAAAAAGITEVGLARLLHRRTVSSLQAAVARAPRVMQASRHLTRRLFAPVLRDAEFGTRKVNPRVAALATAMLNDTPLVTMTGFLHSLIAFDETATLCRLGAIPVLVLAGSADIIFPFAHSVALASQLAGAELVRLEGAGHSVMLERAEEVALSIAALTERAVAAAAACTGYAAAG is encoded by the coding sequence ATGTCCACCACCATCGCCCGCCGCGCCGCCGATCACGACGGTCACCGCGTCACGGTGTCGGCCGGGGACGGCGTTCCCCTCGCGGTCCGCGTCTTCGGCGCCGATGACGCCGCCGCGACCGTCGTCTTCGTGCACGGGCACTGCTTGCGCACCGAATCGTGGTTCTACCTGCGCGAGCACCTGCTGCGGCGATGGGGCGACGACACCAGGATGGTGTTCTACGACCATCGCGGTCACGGCGAATCCGGGGCAGCGCATCCGTCGACCTACACCATCGAGCAGCTCGGCCACGACCTGGACGCCGTGCTGCGGACGGTCGCGCCGACCGGGCCGGTGATCCTGGTCGGCCACTCGATGGGCGCGATGGCGGTGCTCGCCTACGCCCGGCTGTACCCGGAGGCGATCGGTACCCGGATCGCCGGTGTCGGGTTGCTCGCGGCCGCGGCCGCCGGAATCACCGAGGTAGGACTGGCGCGCCTGCTCCACCGACGGACGGTGAGCTCGCTGCAAGCCGCCGTCGCGCGGGCGCCGCGCGTCATGCAGGCTTCCCGGCATCTGACCCGCCGCTTGTTCGCGCCGGTGCTGCGCGACGCCGAGTTCGGCACCAGGAAGGTGAACCCGCGGGTGGCCGCGCTGGCCACCGCGATGCTCAACGACACGCCGCTGGTGACCATGACCGGCTTCCTGCACTCGCTGATCGCTTTCGACGAGACGGCGACCCTCTGCCGCCTCGGCGCCATCCCCGTGCTGGTGCTGGCGGGCTCGGCGGACATCATCTTCCCGTTCGCGCATTCGGTGGCCCTGGCTTCCCAGCTGGCCGGCGCCGAACTCGTCCGCCTGGAAGGCGCCGGACACAGTGTGATGCTCGAACGCGCCGAAGAGGTCGCGCTGTCCATCGCCGCACTCACCGAACGCGCCGTCGCGGCGGCGGCCGCCTGCACCGGGTACGCCGCCGCGGGTTGA
- a CDS encoding ATP-binding protein, whose amino-acid sequence MDPVRNPYAPGAGQRPPELAGRDKQLTAFDIVLERVARGRPERSVVLTGLRGVGKTVLLNQLRSAAISRGWGTGKIEARPDQELRRPLSSALHMAARAIATAHRNPERVDDFLGILKSFALRATADKGMRERWQPGIDVPAVSGRADSGDIEIDLVELLVEAAALAGDIGVGIAIFIDEMQDLGPADISAICGACHELSQDAAPLIVVGAGLPHLPAVLSASKSYSERLFSYHRIDRLDRESADQALIAPAQREDVKFTDEALDALYRKADGYPYFVQAYGKAAWDQAPESPITAEDVEVASPAAEEELAVGFFGSRYERATPAEREYMRAMADLSGDDGPVATAAVANELGRKPASLSPARDGLIKKGLIYSAERGTIGFTVPHFGRYLRSV is encoded by the coding sequence ATGGACCCCGTGCGGAATCCGTATGCTCCCGGAGCCGGACAGCGCCCACCCGAATTGGCCGGGCGCGACAAGCAACTCACGGCTTTCGACATCGTGCTCGAACGCGTCGCGCGTGGCCGCCCGGAGCGCAGTGTCGTGCTCACCGGCTTGCGCGGCGTCGGGAAAACAGTGCTGCTCAACCAGCTTCGCTCCGCCGCGATCTCGCGCGGCTGGGGCACCGGCAAGATCGAAGCGCGGCCGGACCAGGAACTGCGCCGCCCGCTGTCCTCGGCGCTGCACATGGCGGCACGGGCGATCGCCACGGCGCACCGCAATCCGGAGCGGGTGGACGACTTCCTCGGCATCCTCAAGTCTTTCGCCTTGCGGGCCACCGCGGACAAGGGCATGCGGGAACGCTGGCAACCCGGCATCGACGTACCGGCGGTGAGCGGCCGGGCCGATTCCGGCGATATCGAGATCGATCTGGTGGAGCTGCTCGTCGAGGCGGCGGCGCTGGCCGGCGATATCGGCGTCGGCATCGCGATCTTCATCGACGAGATGCAGGATCTCGGGCCCGCCGACATCTCCGCGATCTGCGGCGCGTGCCACGAACTGAGTCAGGACGCCGCGCCGCTGATCGTGGTCGGCGCGGGCCTCCCACACTTGCCCGCGGTGCTGTCCGCGTCGAAAAGCTACTCGGAGCGACTATTCAGCTATCACCGGATAGACCGGCTGGACCGCGAATCCGCCGACCAAGCGCTGATCGCGCCCGCCCAGCGCGAAGACGTGAAATTCACCGACGAGGCGCTGGACGCGCTGTACCGCAAGGCCGATGGTTACCCGTACTTCGTGCAGGCGTACGGCAAGGCCGCCTGGGATCAGGCGCCGGAGAGCCCGATCACGGCCGAGGACGTCGAGGTGGCCTCGCCCGCCGCGGAGGAGGAGCTCGCGGTCGGGTTCTTCGGTTCCCGTTACGAGCGAGCTACCCCCGCCGAACGGGAATACATGCGCGCCATGGCGGACCTGTCGGGCGACGACGGCCCGGTGGCGACCGCGGCGGTGGCCAACGAACTCGGCCGCAAACCGGCATCGCTCTCGCCCGCCCGCGACGGTCTGATCAAAAAAGGTCTCATCTATTCCGCCGAGCGCGGCACGATCGGCTTCACGGTCCCGCACTTCGGCCGCTACCTGCGCTCGGTGTGA